A region from the Sphaerodactylus townsendi isolate TG3544 linkage group LG01, MPM_Stown_v2.3, whole genome shotgun sequence genome encodes:
- the LIX1L gene encoding LIX1-like protein has translation MMESLRAQRLQPGVGATLRTLRPGVTVSIPAPAASAPPPPLPPPPPPLGLGLTLGPPPPPPPPPLPPLPPLPPPLLPGALGVSISPGGTTTGPPVVLREAVEAVVRSFAKHTQGYGRVNVVEALQEFWQMKQSRGADLKNGALVVYEMVPSNSPPYVCYVTLPGGSCFGSFQFCPTKAEARRSAAKIALMNSVFNEHPSRRITDEFIEKSVLEALASFNGNREEADNPSTGIGAFRFMLESNKGKSMLEFQELMTVFQLLHWNGSLKAMRERQCSRQEVLAHYSHRALDDDIRNQMAMDWVSREQNIPGALSRELASTERELDEARLAGKELRFHKEKKDILMLAAGQLGNMHSSNC, from the exons ATGATGGAATCTCTGCGAGCCCAGCGGCTGCAACCGGGAGTCGGGGCCACGCTGCGAACGCTGCGGCCAGGCGTGACCGTCTCCATCCCCGCTCCAGCCGCCTCAGCGCCCCCTCCGCCGCTACCGCCGCCCCCTCCGCCGCTGGGGCTCGGGCTCACCTTGGGGCCTCCGCCACCGCCCCCTCCACCGCCCTTGCCTCCACTCCCGCCTCTCCCGCCGCCGCTCCTGCCGGGCGCGTTGGGCGTCTCCATCTCCCCAGGAGGGACGACGACAGGGCCGCCCGTTGTGCTGAGGGAGGCCGTCGAGGCGGTGGTCAGGAGCTTCGCCAAGCACACGCAGGGATACGGCCGCG tCAATGTTGTAGAAGCTCTTCAGGAGTTTTGGCAGATGAAACAATCCCGTGGTGCAGATCTGAAAAATGGTGCTCTGGTGGTTTATGAGATGGTGCCATCTAACAGTCCTCCTTATGTTTGCTATGTCACTTTGCCTGGAGGGAGCTGTTTTGGCAGTTTTCAG TTTTGTCCCACCAAAGCTGAAGCAAGGAGGAGTGCAGCAAAAATTGCGCTGATGAATTCTGTGTTCAATGAACATCCATCCCGGAGAATCACGGATGAATTTATTGAAAAAAGCGTCTTGGAGGCCTTGGCATCTTTCAAT GGTAACAGAGAAGAGGCAGATAATCCGAGCACTGGCATTGGTGCATTCCGCTTCATGCTGGAGTCAAACAAAGGGAAGTCTATGTTGGAATTCCAG gaactgatgACAGTCTTCCAGCTGCTGCACTGGAACGGTAGCCTTAAAGCCATGCGAGAGAGGCAGTGCTCGCGACAG GAGGTGCTGGCTCACTACTCTCACCGTGCCCTGGATGATGACATCAGGAACCAGATGGCAATGGATTGGGTCAGTCGGGAACAAAATATCCCAGGGGCCCTTTCCAGAGAGTTGGCCTCTACAGAGCGGGAATTGGATGAAGCCCGGCTGGCTGGGAAGGAACTACGATTCCACAAGGAGAAGAAAGACATCCTGATGTTGGCAGCTGGCCAGCTAGGGAACATGCACTCTTCCAACTGTTAG